In a single window of the Rhinoraja longicauda isolate Sanriku21f chromosome 10, sRhiLon1.1, whole genome shotgun sequence genome:
- the cinp gene encoding cyclin-dependent kinase 2-interacting protein codes for MQRRRRRRRRHQDQDQAAGRASAVSYSELQRDPAPLRSTPLHSAPTPALDMEGEDSSPSSRLMTPRKTDSNNSSRKVKDNAADWHNLTLKWETWNDAGFAIANKIVNIKLNSKGGETKQEQSDGEDDFTAEPGKATLAYNKELDQRCTELLNLHDKMVKLVLKMEKLCATMKGINDLETYYYGETGRQMPLFHTWPTRYFYQISVELLEMYRKEVQLKSLIVREIAHTGSCDVMMVQLSSWLYQPYIEEKARLLVESMLLETGHRVL; via the exons atgcagcggcggcggcggcggcggcggcggcaccaagaccaagaccaagcTGCTGGCCGTGCCAGCGCTGTGAGCTACAGCGAGTTACAGCGCGATCCCGCTCCGCTccgctccactccactccactccgctCCCACGCCTGCCTTGGACATGGAAGGTGAAG ATTCGTCTCCGAGTTCACGTTTAATGACTCCGAGAAAAACAGACTCGAATAACAGTTCCAGAAAAGTAAAGGACAACGCTGCTGATTGGCACAACCTCACACTGAAATGGGAAACTTGGAATGATGCTGGGTTCGCAATTGCAAATAAAATTGTTAATATTAAACTCAACAGCAA GGGTGGTGAAACCAAACAGGAACAATCGGACGGTGAAGATGATTTTACCGCTGAGCCAGGAAAAGCTACATTGGCGTACAACAAAGAGCTTGATCAACGTTGCACCGAATTACTCAATTTACATGACAAAATG GTCAAACTGGTATTGAAGATGGAAAAGCTTTGTGCAACCATGAAAGGAATAAATGATCTTGAGACTTACTACTATGGTGAAACAGGAAGACAAATGCCCCTCTTTCACACGTGGCCCACAAGATACTTCT ATCAAATCTCAGTTGAGTTACTGGAGATGTACAGAAAGGAAGTGCAGCTAAAGAGTTTAATTGTTCGAGAGATCGCCCACACTGGAAGCTGCGATGTTATGATGGTGCAGCTGTCTTCCTGGCTCTACCAGCCTTACATAGAAGAAAAGGCCAGACTTCTTGTTGAAAGCATGCTACTGGAAACGGGACACAGGGTTCTGTAA